The following proteins are co-located in the Manihot esculenta cultivar AM560-2 chromosome 7, M.esculenta_v8, whole genome shotgun sequence genome:
- the LOC110619415 gene encoding ultraviolet-B receptor UVR8 isoform X1, with protein MNGKGTWVDEGLKMEEIVKDKSVFMWGYLPGALPQRAPILSPVVVRPDGYTWKDVCGGGCGFAMAISESGKLITWGSTDDLGQSYVTSGKHGEIPEPFPLPTESAVIKAAAGWAHCVATTDSGEVYTWGWKECIPSGKVFGDPSLAGGLERDVLERQSPFLTEQVSPRSQGSRSSGGIDSRISGDETTKRRKLSSAKQTAESSSSNDETLSALPCLVLLNPGVRIATVAAGGRHTLALSDIGQVWGWGYGGEGQLGLGSRIRMVSSPHPVPCIDSSYGNDRTAALPRGGLTSERHGFRVPGSYVKGIACGGRHSAVITDAGALLTFGWGLYGQCGQGSTDDELKPVCVSSLLGIRIEGVAAGLWHTVCISADGDVYAFGGNQFGQLGTGGDQAETTPRLLDAPSLEDVNAKIVSCGARHTAIVTEDAKVFCWGWNKYGQLGLGDVIDRNIPSLVSIDGCVPRNVACGWWHTVLLAESPA; from the exons ATGAATGGGAAGGGAACGTGGGTAGACGAGGGACTGAAAATGGAGGAAATAGTGAAGGATAAGTCGGTTTTTATGTGGGGATACCTTCCGGGAGCCTTGCCTCAAAGAGCGCCGATTTTGTCGCCTGTCGTTGTGCGCCCTGATGGGTATACTTGGAAGGACGTTTGCGGCGGTGGTTGCGGTTTCGCCATGGCTATTtctg AGTCTGGAAAGCTTATTACTTGGGGTTCAACGGACGATCTAGGTCAAAGCTATGTGACATCCGGGAAGCACGGG GAAATTCCTGAGCCTTTCCCTCTCCCAACTGAATCTGCTGTCATAAAAGCTGCAGCTGGTTGGGCCCACTGCGTAGCAACTACAG ATAGTGGAGAAGTTTATACATGGGGTTGGAAAGAGTGTATTCCCTCGGGGAAAGTGTTTGGAGATCCATCTTTAGCTGGGGGCTTGGAAAGGGATGTATTAGAAAGACAGAGTCCATTTTTAACAGAGCAAG TGAGCCCACGTTCTCAAGGCTCAAGATCTAGTGGCGGAATAGATAGCCGTATAAGTGGAGATGAAACTACAAAGCGCAGGAAACTTTCATCTGCAAAACAAACAGCTGAAAGCTCATCTTCCAATGATGAGACACTCTCAGCACTTCCATGCCTAGTATTGTTGAATCCAGGGGTGAGGATAGCTACTGTTGCTGCTGGTGGTCGCCACACTTTAGCATTGTCAG ATATAGGACAGGTGTGGGGTTGGGGCTATGGAGGTGAAGGGCAACTTGGTTTGGGCTCCAGGATACGCATGGTGTCGTCTCCTCATCCTGTACCTTGCATTGACTCTTCTTATGGAAATGATAGAACTGCAGCACTTCCTCGAGGAGGCCTGACTTCAGAGAGACATGGTTTTAGAGTTCCTGGAAGTTATGTGAAGGGGATTGCTTGTGGAGGGCGACATAGTGCAGTAATCACAG ACGCTGGAGCACTCCTTACTTTTGGCTGGGGACTCTATGGACAG TGTGGACAAGGAAGTACAGATGATGAGCTGAAGCCAGTTTGTGTATCGTCATTGCTGGGCATACGGATAGAGGGCGTTGCTGCAGGCTTGTGGCACACTGTTTGCATTTCTGCTGATGGTGATGTTTATGCATTTGGTGGAAATCAGTTTGGGCAATTGGGTACTGGTGGTGATCAAGCAGAG ACTACCCCAAGGCTCTTGGACGCTCCAAGCTTGGAAGATGTGAATGCAAAAATTGTCTCTTGTGGTGCTCGACACACTGCTATAGTCACAG AGGATGCGAAAGTGTTTTGCTGGGGATGGAACAAGTATGGCCAG CTTGGGTTGGGGGACGTGATCGACCGCAACATTCCTTCTCTGGTTAGCATAGACGGCTGTGTCCCTCGAAACGTAGCATGTGGGTGGTGGCACACTGTACTTTTGGCTGAATCGCCTGCTTGA
- the LOC110619415 gene encoding ultraviolet-B receptor UVR8 isoform X3 — protein sequence MNGKGTWVDEGLKMEEIVKDKSVFMWGYLPGALPQRAPILSPVVVRPDGYTWKDVCGGGCGFAMAISESGKLITWGSTDDLGQSYVTSGKHGEIPEPFPLPTESAVIKAAAGWAHCVATTDSGEVYTWGWKECIPSGKVFGDPSLAGGLERDVLERQSPFLTEQVSPRSQGSRSSGGIDSRISGDETTKRRKLSSAKQTAESSSSNDETLSALPCLVLLNPGVRIATVAAGGRHTLALSDAGALLTFGWGLYGQCGQGSTDDELKPVCVSSLLGIRIEGVAAGLWHTVCISADGDVYAFGGNQFGQLGTGGDQAETTPRLLDAPSLEDVNAKIVSCGARHTAIVTEDAKVFCWGWNKYGQLGLGDVIDRNIPSLVSIDGCVPRNVACGWWHTVLLAESPA from the exons ATGAATGGGAAGGGAACGTGGGTAGACGAGGGACTGAAAATGGAGGAAATAGTGAAGGATAAGTCGGTTTTTATGTGGGGATACCTTCCGGGAGCCTTGCCTCAAAGAGCGCCGATTTTGTCGCCTGTCGTTGTGCGCCCTGATGGGTATACTTGGAAGGACGTTTGCGGCGGTGGTTGCGGTTTCGCCATGGCTATTtctg AGTCTGGAAAGCTTATTACTTGGGGTTCAACGGACGATCTAGGTCAAAGCTATGTGACATCCGGGAAGCACGGG GAAATTCCTGAGCCTTTCCCTCTCCCAACTGAATCTGCTGTCATAAAAGCTGCAGCTGGTTGGGCCCACTGCGTAGCAACTACAG ATAGTGGAGAAGTTTATACATGGGGTTGGAAAGAGTGTATTCCCTCGGGGAAAGTGTTTGGAGATCCATCTTTAGCTGGGGGCTTGGAAAGGGATGTATTAGAAAGACAGAGTCCATTTTTAACAGAGCAAG TGAGCCCACGTTCTCAAGGCTCAAGATCTAGTGGCGGAATAGATAGCCGTATAAGTGGAGATGAAACTACAAAGCGCAGGAAACTTTCATCTGCAAAACAAACAGCTGAAAGCTCATCTTCCAATGATGAGACACTCTCAGCACTTCCATGCCTAGTATTGTTGAATCCAGGGGTGAGGATAGCTACTGTTGCTGCTGGTGGTCGCCACACTTTAGCATTGTCAG ACGCTGGAGCACTCCTTACTTTTGGCTGGGGACTCTATGGACAG TGTGGACAAGGAAGTACAGATGATGAGCTGAAGCCAGTTTGTGTATCGTCATTGCTGGGCATACGGATAGAGGGCGTTGCTGCAGGCTTGTGGCACACTGTTTGCATTTCTGCTGATGGTGATGTTTATGCATTTGGTGGAAATCAGTTTGGGCAATTGGGTACTGGTGGTGATCAAGCAGAG ACTACCCCAAGGCTCTTGGACGCTCCAAGCTTGGAAGATGTGAATGCAAAAATTGTCTCTTGTGGTGCTCGACACACTGCTATAGTCACAG AGGATGCGAAAGTGTTTTGCTGGGGATGGAACAAGTATGGCCAG CTTGGGTTGGGGGACGTGATCGACCGCAACATTCCTTCTCTGGTTAGCATAGACGGCTGTGTCCCTCGAAACGTAGCATGTGGGTGGTGGCACACTGTACTTTTGGCTGAATCGCCTGCTTGA
- the LOC110619415 gene encoding E3 ubiquitin-protein ligase HERC2 isoform X2, whose amino-acid sequence MNGKGTWVDEGLKMEEIVKDKSVFMWGYLPGALPQRAPILSPVVVRPDGYTWKDVCGGGCGFAMAISESGKLITWGSTDDLGQSYVTSGKHGEIPEPFPLPTESAVIKAAAGWAHCVATTDSGEVYTWGWKECIPSGKVFGDPSLAGGLERDVLERQSPFLTEQVSPRSQGSRSSGGIDSRISGDETTKRRKLSSAKQTAESSSSNDETLSALPCLVLLNPGVRIATVAAGGRHTLALSDIGQVWGWGYGGEGQLGLGSRIRMVSSPHPVPCIDSSYGNDRTAALPRGGLTSERHGFRVPGSYVKGIACGGRHSAVITDAGALLTFGWGLYGQCGQGSTDDELKPVCVSSLLGIRIEGVAAGLWHTVCISADGDVYAFGGNQFGQLGTGGDQAERMRKCFAGDGTSMASLGWGT is encoded by the exons ATGAATGGGAAGGGAACGTGGGTAGACGAGGGACTGAAAATGGAGGAAATAGTGAAGGATAAGTCGGTTTTTATGTGGGGATACCTTCCGGGAGCCTTGCCTCAAAGAGCGCCGATTTTGTCGCCTGTCGTTGTGCGCCCTGATGGGTATACTTGGAAGGACGTTTGCGGCGGTGGTTGCGGTTTCGCCATGGCTATTtctg AGTCTGGAAAGCTTATTACTTGGGGTTCAACGGACGATCTAGGTCAAAGCTATGTGACATCCGGGAAGCACGGG GAAATTCCTGAGCCTTTCCCTCTCCCAACTGAATCTGCTGTCATAAAAGCTGCAGCTGGTTGGGCCCACTGCGTAGCAACTACAG ATAGTGGAGAAGTTTATACATGGGGTTGGAAAGAGTGTATTCCCTCGGGGAAAGTGTTTGGAGATCCATCTTTAGCTGGGGGCTTGGAAAGGGATGTATTAGAAAGACAGAGTCCATTTTTAACAGAGCAAG TGAGCCCACGTTCTCAAGGCTCAAGATCTAGTGGCGGAATAGATAGCCGTATAAGTGGAGATGAAACTACAAAGCGCAGGAAACTTTCATCTGCAAAACAAACAGCTGAAAGCTCATCTTCCAATGATGAGACACTCTCAGCACTTCCATGCCTAGTATTGTTGAATCCAGGGGTGAGGATAGCTACTGTTGCTGCTGGTGGTCGCCACACTTTAGCATTGTCAG ATATAGGACAGGTGTGGGGTTGGGGCTATGGAGGTGAAGGGCAACTTGGTTTGGGCTCCAGGATACGCATGGTGTCGTCTCCTCATCCTGTACCTTGCATTGACTCTTCTTATGGAAATGATAGAACTGCAGCACTTCCTCGAGGAGGCCTGACTTCAGAGAGACATGGTTTTAGAGTTCCTGGAAGTTATGTGAAGGGGATTGCTTGTGGAGGGCGACATAGTGCAGTAATCACAG ACGCTGGAGCACTCCTTACTTTTGGCTGGGGACTCTATGGACAG TGTGGACAAGGAAGTACAGATGATGAGCTGAAGCCAGTTTGTGTATCGTCATTGCTGGGCATACGGATAGAGGGCGTTGCTGCAGGCTTGTGGCACACTGTTTGCATTTCTGCTGATGGTGATGTTTATGCATTTGGTGGAAATCAGTTTGGGCAATTGGGTACTGGTGGTGATCAAGCAGAG AGGATGCGAAAGTGTTTTGCTGGGGATGGAACAAGTATGGCCAG CTTGGGTTGGGGGACGTGA
- the LOC110618597 gene encoding wall-associated receptor kinase-like 20, translating into MRPLPDLLLLLFTAALLLLTYAMPALSATRCPNCGSTPVPYPFSTGSNCGDQSYKIRCDAGTLMFDTLNNSYPITSINPSIQRLVIRPASLLPNTCVTSDFVNQGIQMNSSLPFNITGDNTIMYLNCTESLLRSPLNCSANSLCQTYVNDARSVSPCQDASICCTFKAGGGTTSYMIRVREAGCMAYTSFVNLDPSLPVGRWPSPGVAIQWVLPQEPLCVAQASCDRNSTCGPDPLSTGVKRCFCNGGLRWDPIQGICVENVTCQDPDGCGGSSKTALIAGLTSGLGAAILIGTIAILLYRRHRRITEARERLAKEREEILNAGGTRAAKLFTGREIKKATNSFSKDRLLGSGGYGEVYKGVLNDGTLVAIKCAKLGNTKGTDQVLNEVRILCQVNHRSLVGLLGCCVELEQPILVYEYIQNGTLLDHLQGGGRGQLSWIQLLGIAHDTAEGLSYLHFSAVPPIYHRDVKSSNILLDEKLNAKVSDFGLSRLAHSDLSHISTCAQGTLGYLDPEYYRKYQLTDKSDVYSFGVVLLELLTSMKAIDFSRGEDDVNLAVYAQRMVEEEKLMDIVDPLLKEKATTVELETMKALGFLALGCLEEKRQNRPSMKEVAEEIEYIMSIAMAKNVES; encoded by the exons ATGAGGCCACTACcagacctcctcctcctcctcttcacgGCGGCTCTCCTCCTGCTAACATACGCCATGCCTGCCTTATCCGCCACTCGTTGTCCCAACTGCGGCTCCACCCCAGTGCCCTACCCTTTCAGCACGGGGTCCAATTGCGGCGACCAATCGTACAAGATACGGTGCGACGCAGGTACACTCATGTTTGACACGCTTAATAATTCGTACCCAATCACTTCCATCAACCCTTCCATCCAACGGCTCGTGATACGGCCTGCAAGTCTCTTACCAAACACTTGTGTCACGTCCGATTTTGTCAACCAAGGCATCCAGATGAACAGCTCACTCCCTTTCAACATCACCGGCGATAATACTATCATGTATTTGAACTGTACGGAATCGCTGCTAAGATCGCCGTTGAATTGCTCGGCGAACAGTTTGTGCCAGACGTACGTTAACGACGCTAGATCAGTGTCGCCGTGTCAGGACGCTTCGATCTGTTGTACTTTCAAGGCTGGCGGTGGCACGACGTCGTATATGATCCGGGTGAGAGAAGCAGGGTGTATGGCCTACACGAGTTTTGTTAACTTGGACCCGAGTTTGCCCGTAGGTAGGTGGCCAAGCCCTGGAGTGGCTATCCAGTGGGTACTACCTCAGGAACCTCTGTGCGTGGCTCAGGCTAGCTGCGATAGGAACTCGACCTGCGGTCCTGATCCACTCAGCACTGGGGTTAAGAGGTGCTTCTGCAATGGTGGGCTTCGATGGGATCCGATTCAAGGCATTTGTGTTGAAA ATGTGACGTGTCAAGATCCTGACGGCTGCGGAGGATCATCAAAGACTGCACTTATAGctg GTTTGACCTCTGGCCTAGGTGCAGCAATCTTGATAGGCACCATTGCCATTCTCCTCTACAGACGCCACAGGCGCATTACAGAAGCTCGAGAACGTCTGGCTAAGGAGCGTGAAGAAATCCTAAATGCAGGAGGAACTAGAGCAGCAAAACTCTTTACAGGCAGAGAAATAAAGAAAGCAACCAATAGTTTCTCTAAGGATCGCCTCCTAGGTTCTGGCGGCTATGGTGAAGTCTATAAAGGAGTTCTTAATGATGGCACTCTTGTAGCCATCAAGTGTGCCAAGCTTGGAAATACCAAAGGCACTGACCAAGTTCTCAATGAGGTTCGAATTCTATGTCAAGTCAATCACAGAAGCCTTGTGGGCTTGCTGGGTTGCTGTGTTGAGCTTGAGCAACCCATCTTAGTTTATGAATATATTCAAAATGGAACTCTTCTTGATCATTTACAAGGTGGTGGAAGAGGACAATTATCTTGGATACAGCTTCTCGGAATTGCTCATGATACTGCTGAGGGTCTCTCTTACCTCCATTTCTCAGCTGTTCCTCCAATTTATCACCGAGATGTGAAGTCTAGCAACATACTTCTCGATGAAAAGTTGAATGCTAAGGTTTCAGATTTTGGGTTGTCAAGGTTAGCTCACAGCGATTTGAGTCACATATCAACTTGTGCTCAAGGTACACTTGGGTATCTAGATCCTGAGTACTACAGGAAATATCAGTTAACTGATAAGAGCGACGTTTATAGCTTTGGAGTTGTGTTGTTGGAGCTTTTGACATCCATGAAAGCAATAGATTTCAGTAGAGGAGAAGATGACGTGAACTTGGCAGTTTATGCACAGAGAATGGTGGAGGAGGAGAAATTAATGGATATAGTTGATCCATTGCTAAAAGAGAAAGCGACGACAGTGGAGCTTGAGACCATGAAGGCATTGGGCTTTTTGGCTTTGGGTTGTTTGGAGGAAAAGAGACAGAATAGGCCTTCCATGAAAGAGGTTGCTGAAGAAATTGAGTACATTATGAGTATTGCAATGGCAAAGAACGTAGAAAGCTGA